A stretch of the Halomonas sp. BDJS001 genome encodes the following:
- a CDS encoding EscU/YscU/HrcU family type III secretion system export apparatus switch protein gives MSQQPSEEKSLPPSSKKLRDARKKGQVAKSADLVTAMVMLACTLYIAISVNDIIARVQGLIDSTARLYTEPFDTLWPQLMTQAGEVLLMSVLPLVGLTLLVIVLTNIVVLQGVVFSTEPVQPKPENIDPIQGFKRIFSVRGLVEFLKSLFKMVALAVALLIVYRLGLQSLMESSRCGYTCVQGTFLALLQPLVITALIAFLLVGAFDVLLQRWLFERDQRMTKSEQKRERKDQEGDPTMNQERRKQRREMHELNAKIGVQYSSLMIGTAEGWLVGIRYVRGETPVPLVTCKASPDQAASLLASAAPRRIPRVADPKLAELIAKRAGNGDPVPDGTFQVVADMLVAAKLI, from the coding sequence ATGAGCCAACAGCCCTCTGAAGAGAAGTCGCTACCGCCATCGTCGAAAAAGCTTCGCGATGCGCGCAAGAAAGGCCAGGTCGCCAAGAGTGCTGACCTGGTCACCGCGATGGTGATGTTGGCCTGCACGCTCTATATCGCTATCAGCGTGAATGACATCATTGCTCGTGTGCAGGGGTTGATCGACTCAACCGCACGACTCTATACCGAGCCGTTCGATACGCTGTGGCCGCAGTTGATGACCCAGGCTGGCGAAGTGCTGCTGATGTCGGTGCTGCCGCTGGTCGGTCTAACGCTGTTGGTGATCGTGTTGACCAACATCGTGGTACTGCAGGGGGTTGTCTTCTCCACAGAGCCTGTTCAACCCAAGCCTGAGAATATCGACCCGATCCAGGGGTTCAAACGCATCTTTTCTGTACGTGGGTTGGTCGAATTTCTTAAATCACTGTTCAAGATGGTGGCATTGGCCGTCGCGCTGTTGATCGTTTACCGCCTGGGCCTTCAGTCGTTGATGGAGTCCTCTCGCTGCGGCTATACCTGTGTTCAGGGTACTTTTCTCGCCTTACTCCAGCCGCTGGTGATCACTGCACTGATTGCCTTCTTACTGGTTGGTGCTTTCGATGTGTTGCTCCAACGCTGGCTATTCGAGCGCGACCAGCGCATGACGAAGAGCGAACAGAAGCGTGAGCGCAAGGATCAGGAAGGTGATCCGACGATGAACCAGGAGCGGCGTAAACAGCGGCGAGAAATGCATGAGCTGAACGCCAAAATCGGGGTTCAGTATAGCTCGCTGATGATCGGCACCGCAGAGGGTTGGCTGGTCGGTATTCGCTACGTGCGCGGTGAAACGCCAGTGCCATTGGTGACCTGCAAGGCCTCACCCGATCAGGCCGCTAGCTTGTTGGCGAGTGCTGCACCTCGCCGAATCCCGCGGGTTGCCGATCCGAAGCTGGCCGAGCTCATCGCCAAACGCGCGGGCAATGGCGATCCGGTGCCTGATGGTACCTTTCAGGTGGTGGCCGATATGCTGGTCGCAGCCAAGCTGATTTAG